The genomic interval CGGTGCATCGATATGTGCGACCGCGATGATCGCCACCGTGTAGCCGGAGAGCATCGCCCCGTAGGCGCGGGTATCCTGCAGGAATTGTGAGACGAAGACGCAGAGACCGAGCCAGCAGGCGAAGCTGACGAGCAGGAGCACCCGGTCCTGCCCGAACAGGGCGATCAGCACGATGCCGACGATGCCGCCGACGACCGTGCCGAGGAAGCGGTAGCCCGCCTTCGACAGGGCTTGGCCGCGCTTGGGCTGGGCGAGAATGGCGACGCAGACCGCCGCCGACGACGCGCTGTCGAGCTGGAGCCAGAACGCGGCATAGAGCGCCAGCATCATCGCCAGCCAGATCCGGATGGCGAAGGCCCAGGCGGCGGGTTGGGGCACCCAACGGTCGAGGGTGTCGATCAGGCGCTCGCCGAGGCCGGCGCCGCTGGTCCGCTGCGCCGCCCCGCTCACCGCACCGTCTCGAGGCCGGATGCCAACTCTTGCCGCCGATCCCGGGCTTGGCGCGCGACCCGCATCTGCCACAGGCACAGCAACGGCGTGACGACGAGTTCGAGGGCGAGCGCTGCGAGCATGGTCAGCGACGGCACGCCGGTCAGCGAAAGCCCGAGCAGTCGCGCCAGCCCGCCGAGGACCACGACGAGGGTGAGGAAGCGGAACAGCCGCGACTTGTCCTCGATCCCCGGCACGCAGGTGAAGAACAGGATGCCGATCCCGGTCAGCAGGCCCGACAGATAGCGGAAATGGCTGTCGGCCGAGATGTTGACCGGCGTACCGCCGCCGATGCCGTCGATGCCGAACAGCACGCCGTAGAGGCCCGCCAGAACGGGGACGATGGCGGCGACCGCCACCGTGCGCTGCAGGATGCGGCGTTCACGCTCCATATCGGTGAGGCTTTCGTCTTCGCTTTCATGCGCTCCCGCGCGGAGCCGGCATCCGCTTCGGCGCGGGAGCCCGTCGGACCAGATCGGCGGGGCAACACGCTCGCCGCTTTTGGGTTCATCCGGCGCCGGTTCGATCGTCGGCGCGGGTGATCCCCGCCCCCGTCAGGCCTTCTGTTCCTTCAGGCGCTTGACGCACTTGCTGTAATATTGCGGCCATTTCGGTCCCTGGGCCGCCTTCTCGGTGGCGGAGAGCGCGCGCCACTCGGCGCCGCACTTCTTCTGCCGCTCGCGCGCGGCGGATTGAGCTACGCTCGGCTCCTTCGCGGTCTGCTCCTTCGTCGTCTCCCTGGCGCTCGGCGCGTTCCAGGCTTCCCTGGCCGTCGCGGCTTGGGCCAGGAGGAGCGGCGCGGCCATCAGGGCGGCGGCGAGGAGACGAGAGAGCATCGGGCGACTCCGGTGGGTTGGATTCGGCGGCTTGGCCGTCCACGCCGCATCACAGCCGCATCGGGGCCCAAAGAGCAAGCGTCCTCTACAACTTGCGCACGATTGCCCTGGTCACGCGCGGGCCTCAATCGCCGGCGCCGGCCTCCGCGGATCGTCTCGGTCCCCTGGGCTTCCGCTCCGCTCGAGGGGCGTCCAGAACAGAGGTTCCGGAAAGACCCCGCTGCGCGCGGCGCTCTTCGCGCCGCAAAGCCGCCATGCGGCTTCGAGCAATGGCCTTCCCCGGAACTTGGCCTTCGGCTTGAGCCGCCGGGCCGTTCCGCGCTACCTCGTGAACCGAGGATGGGCGCGGGCCCGCTTTTCCGGGATGCCAGCATGGCGGTCACGACGGCGCAGCCGATCGAACTCTACACCTGGAGCACGCCGAACGGGTGGAAGATCCCGATCATGCTCGAAGAGTGCGGGCTGCCGTACCGGGTCGTGCCGGTGAACATCGGCAAGGGCGAGCAGATGGCGCCCGACTTTCTCAGCATCTCCCCCAACAATAAGATCCCGGCCATCGTCGATCCCGACGGACCGGGCGGCACGCCGATCTCGGTGTTCGAGTCGGGCGCGATCCTGCAATATCTCGGACGCAAGACCGGCTGCCTCTATCCGCGCGACGAGCGCGCCCGCACCGCGGTGGACGAGTGGCTGTTCTGGCAAGTCGGCGGCCTCGGACCCATGCTGGGGCAGGCCCATCATTTCCGCATCTACGCGCAGGAGAAGATCCCCTACGCCATCGATCGGTTCACGGAGGAAGCCAAACGCCTCTACGGCGTCCTTGACCGGCGGCTTGCCGACCATGAATATCTCGCCGACGCGTACTCGATCGCCGACATCGCCGCGCTGACCTGGGCGAAGTTCCACGGCAAGCAGGGCATCGCGATCGAGGCGTTGCCGAACGTCCGCCGCTGGCTCGACGCACTGCTCGCCCGGCCGGCGGTGCAGCGCGGCCTCAACGCGATCTGACGCGGGGCCATCCGATAGGTCGGAAGCTCGACGTGCAAGGCGTGTTTGTCCGCGGGCCGGCACACCTGCCGGGGAGCTTCAGGCCGGCCCGCGGGCCCGTCCCGGCGCCGAGGGTAGAGGCGAGGACAGGCTCCCCAGTCTCGCCGACGATTGATGCTGCTTTGTGTCCGCCGGCGGCAGCGGTCCCCCGCGATGGGGGCGCCTGCCGCTTCGTGCGGTGTCCTCGTCGATGCGCTGAGGTGTCGGCTCCACCGGGACATGCGCGGCGTCGGGAACCGACCTCGGAGAGGCACAATTCGCGGTCGCATCGGATCCGGCGCTGATGTCCCGCCCGATGCGGACGGCTCTCTCGCATCGCCGCTCGTAAGCCGTTGCCGACGAACGATTTTACTTGCCAAGCATTCGCCGGCACAAGAATCGGAAGGCTTGGCGGCAAATTCCCGCTTGACGGCCTGCCAATACGGACGCAGTCTACATTCGTGCTTCGCGCTCGGAAGCACATCGGCCATTAACCGCGTGATCTTTGCGTGGTTTGTTGGCGAAAGCTGGAGGAGACAAGGATGACTCCACCGCAGCATGAAGCCGCAACGATAGTCTGAGAACCCGTTCGGTCTCGGACTGAGTGGCCCGCCACGAACACCGGACGGAAGCGGATCCTTAGGGGCGCAGAAGCGGCCGACACGGCACGACTTCGAACACGCATCAGCCCCACCTGCGGACCGCTTCCGCCGCGGTTTCTATTGTCGGTGCGAAGGCTTTCACCGTGCCAGCCGTCGAGGCTCGCGCGGATTTCAGCACGGACCGTGCCGTTGAAGGCAAGCCTCTGACCGCGCTCTGTGCGCTTCCGGCCGGCTTACTTGCCCGACAACAGCGGCGACCAGGTCGGGTCCGAGGCGAAGGACGGGGTCGGCACCGGCTGCTCCACCTTGCCGGTGATGTCGACCATGTAGAGCTTGCCGCCGCCCTGCCCGCCGGGATCGCGGAAGAACATCACGTACTGGCCGTTCGGCGCGAAGGTCGGGCTCTCGTTGTGAAAGCCCTCGGTCAGCACCCGCTCGCCCGAGCCGTCGGGCTTCATCACGCAGATGGCAAAGCCGCCCTTGCGTTGCCGGGTGAAGGCGATGAGGTCACCGCGGGGCGACCAAGCCGGCTGCGAGGCCGAGCCCTCGCCGAAGGAGAGCCGGCGCGGATTCGAGCCGTCGGCCCCCATCACGTAGATCTGCTGCGAGCCGCCGCGGTCGGATTCGAACACGATCTGGCTGCCGTCCGGCGCGTAGCTCGGCGAGGTGTCGATCGCCAGCCCCTGCGTCACCGGCGTCTGCGCCTTCGAGGCGATGTCGACGGTGACGATGTCGGCGTTGCCGCCCTGCTGCACGCTCATCACGAGGCGGCGCCCGTCCGGCGAGAAGCGCGGGCTCGCGCTCATCGACGCGAAGTTGCCGACCGTCTGACGCTTGCCGGTTTCCAGATCGATCATCTGGACCTTGGGCTGCTGGCCCGGCGCCTGGGTCATGAAGGCGATGTCCTGCCCCGCCGGCGAGTAGCGCGGCGCCACCACCGAGACGTCGCCGCCGCCTGTGAGCGCGCGGACATTGGCGCCGTCCTGATCCATCACCATCAGGCGCTTGCGACGGTTCTCCTTCGGGCCGGACTCGTCGACAAAGGCGACGCGGCTGTCGAACCACGGCCCGAGGCCGGTGACCTTGGTGTAGACCGCATCCGACACGAGATGCCCGGTGCGGCGCGCGTTGGCGACGTCGGTGCCGTATTGCTGGCCTGTGATCTGCTGGCCCGAGGCGACATCCCACAGGCGGAAGGCGACGGTGAGCCGGCCCGAGGCGTCGCGCCCGACCCGTCCGGTCACCAGCGCCTGAACGCCCGCGCCCTTCCACGCCTCGAAGTTCGGTGCCGCGTCGAAGCTCGGGTTCTCGGGGAAGCGCCCCTTCTCCAGCGGCGTGAAGTAGCCGGAGCGGCGCAGGTTGTTCGTGATGACGCTGGCCACCAGCGTGCCGAGGCTGGCGTCGCCCGCGAAGTCGGCGACGGCGATCGGCATCGGCTGGAAGGCGCCGCTGCCGATGCGGAGCTGCAGCTGCGCCCGTGCCGGAGTCGCGGCGGGCAGCGCCAGGGCGAGGACGCCGAGCGCGGCCGTGAGCGCCGGCAGGAGGGTGCGCCGGGTGAAGGCTGTTCCAGGCATGGGACAAGTCCAGGTCGTTCGGGGAATGCGAGAAAGAAAGGCCGATGACGCGGTGGATCGGCGGGTCGAGCCGGCGGATCACACGGGCGAGAACTCGAACTCGGCGTTGATGGCCTTCCAGTCGTTGTAATACGGCGCGTACTGGGCCGGAATCTTGAAGGGCGCGCAGCGCCGCACCGCCCGCAGCGCCGCCTGGGCGATCGACTGATCGACCGAGTTGTTGCCCGCGCGCATGACCCTCGGCTCGGTGGTGAGCGATCCGTCCGGGTTGAGGCGGATGTCGAGCATCGGCAGCACTACGCCCTGCGTCGCGCCGGGCGGCGCCGAGTAGCAGCGCTCGATCTGCTGTTGCAGCATGCCGACGAGGGCGCCGCGCAAGGACGGCGAGAGGCGCTGGGCGGTGCCGGAGGCCGTACCGAGCGAGGCCGTGCGTTGCACTTCGCGGCCGGTCGAGCCGGTCGATTGCGAGGCGGCGCGGGTCTGCATTTCGCGGCTGTCGCCGGGGCTGGTCCTGTTGGCGAGTTCCGCCTGCTGGCGCGCCTTGGCCTCGGCATCGGCCTTCGCCTTGGCGTCGGCCATCGCCTTGGCCTTGGCTTTCGCGGCGGCTTCGGCTTTTGCCCTCGCTTCGGCATCCGCCTTGGCCTTGGCTTCGGCGACCTGCTTGCGGTGCCCGGCCTCCGCCTCGGCTTTTGCGGCCGCTTCGGCCTTGGCCTTCGCTTCAGCCTTGGCTTCGGCTTCGGCCTTAGCCTCCGCTTTCGCCCTGGCGTCGGCCTTCGCCTTGGCCTCGGCGCGCGCCTTTGCCTTCGCCTCAGCGGCCTTGGCCGCGGCTTCGGCCTCGGCCTGTTCGCGCTCGACCAGCTTCTGCAATTCTTCGCGTTTCTCGGCCTCCGCCTTCGCGGCGGCGGCCTTCGCTTCGGCCGCCTCGGCCGCCGCGGCCTTCGCCGCTTCGGCCTTTGCGGCGGCATCCGCCTTCGCTTTGACCTCGGCCTTGGCCTTCGCCTCGGCGGCCTTGGCCGCGGCCGCTTTTTCGGCTTCGGCCTTGGCGGCTTCCGCCTTGGCCGCGGCGGCCTCCGCTTCTTCCTTCACCAGGTCGGCGGTGTCGGCGCGCAGAGGCATCGCATCGACGGCGGCGAGCCGGGTGTCGGCGGTGCGGGTGGGCGCGGCCGGCGCGTCGGTCTTGGCGTTCTCGGGCTCGCGCTGCTCGTGCTTCTCCGCCACGCGATCGGCGCGATTCGGGTTGTTCTCGGGCTTTTCCGCGTTGAGTTCACCACGGGTCAATTCGGAGAATTGCTGCTCGGTCAGCACCTCGACCGGCACGCCCTCCTGCCCTTCCGGCAGGACCGGCGCGGCGATGGTGAACAGGGCGGCGCCCAGCACGGCAGCATGGACCGCGGCCGAGATCCAGACGCCGGGTTCGCGCTTTCGGAAAGACTCGGTGAGTGAATGGGGCCAGCGCAGAGCCACGGTGCCTTGCTCCGCTAATTCGATTCCGGCTCGGTGACGAGGGCGACCTTCTTGAAGCCGCCGCCGGTCACGATCGCCATCACCTGGGCCACGCGCCCGTAATCGACGCGCTTGTCGCCGCGCACGAACACCCGCTCCTCGGTGCCGGTCTTGGAGGTCTGCATGAGCTGGGGCACGATGTCGTCGTCCTTCAGCTCGATCTCACCGAGATAGACCTCGCCCGTGCGGCGGATCGAGATCGTGATCGGCTTGACGTCGGAGTTGAGCGGGCTCGCCTTCGATTGCGGCAGGTCGAGGGGCACGCCGACCGTCATCATCGGTGCCGCGACCATGAAGACGATCAGCAGAACCAGCACGACGTCGATGAACGGCGTCATGTTGATTTCGTTGATGGCGCCGTGCCCGCGCCGTCCGCGGCGGCGGCGCTTGCCGCCGCCCTGTGCCGCGCCGTGCGTCAT from Methylobacterium sp. AMS5 carries:
- a CDS encoding DUF4345 domain-containing protein, with product MERERRILQRTVAVAAIVPVLAGLYGVLFGIDGIGGGTPVNISADSHFRYLSGLLTGIGILFFTCVPGIEDKSRLFRFLTLVVVLGGLARLLGLSLTGVPSLTMLAALALELVVTPLLCLWQMRVARQARDRRQELASGLETVR
- a CDS encoding glutathione S-transferase N-terminal domain-containing protein; the protein is MAVTTAQPIELYTWSTPNGWKIPIMLEECGLPYRVVPVNIGKGEQMAPDFLSISPNNKIPAIVDPDGPGGTPISVFESGAILQYLGRKTGCLYPRDERARTAVDEWLFWQVGGLGPMLGQAHHFRIYAQEKIPYAIDRFTEEAKRLYGVLDRRLADHEYLADAYSIADIAALTWAKFHGKQGIAIEALPNVRRWLDALLARPAVQRGLNAI
- the tolB gene encoding Tol-Pal system beta propeller repeat protein TolB, which gives rise to MPGTAFTRRTLLPALTAALGVLALALPAATPARAQLQLRIGSGAFQPMPIAVADFAGDASLGTLVASVITNNLRRSGYFTPLEKGRFPENPSFDAAPNFEAWKGAGVQALVTGRVGRDASGRLTVAFRLWDVASGQQITGQQYGTDVANARRTGHLVSDAVYTKVTGLGPWFDSRVAFVDESGPKENRRKRLMVMDQDGANVRALTGGGDVSVVAPRYSPAGQDIAFMTQAPGQQPKVQMIDLETGKRQTVGNFASMSASPRFSPDGRRLVMSVQQGGNADIVTVDIASKAQTPVTQGLAIDTSPSYAPDGSQIVFESDRGGSQQIYVMGADGSNPRRLSFGEGSASQPAWSPRGDLIAFTRQRKGGFAICVMKPDGSGERVLTEGFHNESPTFAPNGQYVMFFRDPGGQGGGKLYMVDITGKVEQPVPTPSFASDPTWSPLLSGK
- the tolA gene encoding cell envelope integrity protein TolA, translating into MALRWPHSLTESFRKREPGVWISAAVHAAVLGAALFTIAAPVLPEGQEGVPVEVLTEQQFSELTRGELNAEKPENNPNRADRVAEKHEQREPENAKTDAPAAPTRTADTRLAAVDAMPLRADTADLVKEEAEAAAAKAEAAKAEAEKAAAAKAAEAKAKAEVKAKADAAAKAEAAKAAAAEAAEAKAAAAKAEAEKREELQKLVEREQAEAEAAAKAAEAKAKARAEAKAKADARAKAEAKAEAEAKAEAKAKAEAAAKAEAEAGHRKQVAEAKAKADAEARAKAEAAAKAKAKAMADAKAKADAEAKARQQAELANRTSPGDSREMQTRAASQSTGSTGREVQRTASLGTASGTAQRLSPSLRGALVGMLQQQIERCYSAPPGATQGVVLPMLDIRLNPDGSLTTEPRVMRAGNNSVDQSIAQAALRAVRRCAPFKIPAQYAPYYNDWKAINAEFEFSPV
- a CDS encoding ExbD/TolR family protein, which codes for MGMTHGAAQGGGKRRRRGRRGHGAINEINMTPFIDVVLVLLIVFMVAAPMMTVGVPLDLPQSKASPLNSDVKPITISIRRTGEVYLGEIELKDDDIVPQLMQTSKTGTEERVFVRGDKRVDYGRVAQVMAIVTGGGFKKVALVTEPESN